A single genomic interval of Juglans regia cultivar Chandler chromosome 1, Walnut 2.0, whole genome shotgun sequence harbors:
- the LOC109019323 gene encoding pheophytinase, chloroplastic-like isoform X1, whose protein sequence is MGSGVAASSHKFHSIGLVRFQFQYRPHETRGLRKLFHGDRYPPPPQYPHADISCKNISSSITNCSTSSATPITAISTASEGSSNLLELAEIKESYRKWQWKGQYSINYFVSHSLSSSSSSNSNPPLLLVHGFGASIPHWRRNIGTLAQNSTVYAIDLLGFGASDKPAGFNYTMETWAQLILDFLKEIVQKPTVLVGNSVGSLACVIAASESSRSLVQGLVLLNCAGGMNNKAIVDDWRIKLLVPLLWLFDFLLSQRGIASTIFENVRKRENLKNILLSVYANKESVDEELVEIIMEPTEDAGALDAFVSIVTGPPGPSPIQLMPRISLPVLILWGDEDPFTPLDGPVGKYFSSLPSQLPNVSLFVLEGVGHCPHDDRPALVHEKLLPWLAHLPAS, encoded by the exons ATGGGAAGTGGAGTAGCAGCTTCTTCCCATAAATTCCACTCAATTGGGCTAGTGCGTTTTCAGTTTCAATATAGACCACATGAAACGAGAGGTTTGAGAAAGCTCTTCCATGGTGATAggtatcctcctcctcctcaataTCCTCATGCTGATATTTCCTGCAAAAATATTAGCAGCAGCATCACCAATTGCAGTACTAGCAGTGCTACACCCATCACAGCAATTTCCACCGCTTCTGAAGGTAGTAGCAATCTGTTGGAGTTGGCAGAGATAAAGGAGAGCTACCGTAAGTGGCAATGGAAGGGCCAATATTCCATCAATTACTTTGTTTCTCATTCTTtatcctcttcctcttcttcgaATTCCAaccctcctcttcttcttgttcATGGTTTTGGAGCTTCGATTCCACACTGGCGCAG AAATATTGGGACGTTGGCTCAGAATTCCACTGTATATGCCATTGACCTTCTTGGCTTTGGTGCTTCTGATAAACCAGCAGGCTTTAACTATACTATGGAAACATGGGCTCAG TTGATATTGGACTTCCTGAAAGAAATTGTTCAAAAGCCAACTGTACTGGTTGGCAACTCTGTTGGAAGTCTTGCTTGCGTAATTGCTGCCTCAG AATCTAGCAGAAGTCTAGTTCAAGGGCTTGTACTGCTAAATTGTGCTGGTGGCATGAACAATAAGGCAATTGTAGATGATTGGAGAATCAAGCTATTGGTACCTTTGCTTTGGCTGTTTGATTTTCTACTGAGCCAACGGGGAATTGCTTCAACAATCTTCGAGAATGTTAGAAAGAG AGAAAACCTGAAGAACATTTTATTGTCTGTTTATGCAAATAAGGAATCTGTGGATGAAGAACTGGTAGAG ATCATTATGGAACCAACTGAGGATGCCGGTGCACTAGATGCTTTTGTTTCCATTGTGACAGGGCCACCTGGGCCAAGCCCTATACAGTTGATGCCTAGAATCTCCCTACCTGTGCTAATATTATGGGGGGATGAAGACCCATTTACTCCTCTTGACGGACCTGTTGGTAAATACTTCTCTTCGCTACCTTCTCAACTTCCGAATGTAAGTCTCTTTGTATTGGAAGGGGTAGGGCATTGTCCCCACGATGACAGGCCTGCCTTAGTCCATGAAAAGCTTCTTCCCTGGTTGGCTCATCTTCCTGCTTCATGA
- the LOC109019323 gene encoding uncharacterized protein LOC109019323 isoform X2: MGSGVAASSHKFHSIGLVRFQFQYRPHETRGLRKLFHGDRYPPPPQYPHADISCKNISSSITNCSTSSATPITAISTASEGSSNLLELAEIKESYRKWQWKGQYSINYFVSHSLSSSSSSNSNPPLLLVHGFGASIPHWRRNIGTLAQNSTVYAIDLLGFGASDKPAGFNYTMETWAQLILDFLKEIVQKPTVLVGNSVGSLACVIAASESSRSLVQGLVLLNCAGGMNNKAIVDDWRIKLLVPLLWLFDFLLSQRGIASTIFENVRKRSLWNQLRMPVH; this comes from the exons ATGGGAAGTGGAGTAGCAGCTTCTTCCCATAAATTCCACTCAATTGGGCTAGTGCGTTTTCAGTTTCAATATAGACCACATGAAACGAGAGGTTTGAGAAAGCTCTTCCATGGTGATAggtatcctcctcctcctcaataTCCTCATGCTGATATTTCCTGCAAAAATATTAGCAGCAGCATCACCAATTGCAGTACTAGCAGTGCTACACCCATCACAGCAATTTCCACCGCTTCTGAAGGTAGTAGCAATCTGTTGGAGTTGGCAGAGATAAAGGAGAGCTACCGTAAGTGGCAATGGAAGGGCCAATATTCCATCAATTACTTTGTTTCTCATTCTTtatcctcttcctcttcttcgaATTCCAaccctcctcttcttcttgttcATGGTTTTGGAGCTTCGATTCCACACTGGCGCAG AAATATTGGGACGTTGGCTCAGAATTCCACTGTATATGCCATTGACCTTCTTGGCTTTGGTGCTTCTGATAAACCAGCAGGCTTTAACTATACTATGGAAACATGGGCTCAG TTGATATTGGACTTCCTGAAAGAAATTGTTCAAAAGCCAACTGTACTGGTTGGCAACTCTGTTGGAAGTCTTGCTTGCGTAATTGCTGCCTCAG AATCTAGCAGAAGTCTAGTTCAAGGGCTTGTACTGCTAAATTGTGCTGGTGGCATGAACAATAAGGCAATTGTAGATGATTGGAGAATCAAGCTATTGGTACCTTTGCTTTGGCTGTTTGATTTTCTACTGAGCCAACGGGGAATTGCTTCAACAATCTTCGAGAATGTTAGAAAGAG ATCATTATGGAACCAACTGAGGATGCCGGTGCACTAG
- the LOC108982757 gene encoding uncharacterized protein LOC108982757 codes for MGLSSDSFELGRVIPMETQVARRRINLISAHFAPSTDDVSLTNVLPMNCSSSLNSVVRRGDNRMHFARQGSASQGYFMRQATIEERSHKCDSISDSVVRRCDNRMHFARQGSGSQGYFMRQASIEEVTSAESDVPHKSSGYESSYNIFEAPLFSGPKRKEPNSAHTGQPMVQGCILTMNETPKFSRPSGRRKLHDEKRIHSSESEGIEWTPRMDIAESGRNYVMMVEIPGVNTNDIRVEVDDQKLAVRGIRSTQDWKVAGCSNGSISSYHKREISRGPYQVVWPLPAGVNKDGISAEFLNGFLEIIIPKL; via the exons ATGGGTCTTTCTTCTGATTCCTTTGAGCTTGGCAGAGTCATTCCAATGGAGACTCAAGTGGCGAGACGTAGAATCAACTTGATCTCAGCTCATTTTGCTCCCAGTACTGATGATGTTTCCCTCACCAACGTCCTACCCATG AACTGCAGTAGTAGTTTGAACTCTGTTGTCCGAAGGGGTGATAATAGGATGCATTTTGCACGGCAAGGATCTGCTTCTCAAGGTTATTTCATGCGGCAGGCTACCATTGAAGAG AGGAGTCACAAGTGCGATAGCATTTCAGACTCTGTGGTCCGAAGGTGTGACAATAGGATGCATTTCGCAAGGCAAGGATCTGGTTCTCAAGGTTATTTCATGAGGCAGGCTTCCATTGAAGag GTCACTTCAGCAGAGTCTGATGTGCCTCACAAATCCTCTGGATATGAGAgctcttataatatttttgaagcaCCATTATTTTCTGGACCCAAGAGGAAAGAACCGAATTCGGCACACACTGGTCAACCTATGGTGCAAGGTTGCATATTGACCATGAATGAGACTCCCAAGTTTTCTAGACCAAGTGGAAGAAGGAAGTTGCATGATGAGAAGAGAATACACTCTTCTGAATCTGAGG gAATTGAGTGGACACCCAGGATGGACATTGCAGAATCAGGACGCAATTATGTTATGATGGTAGAAATTCCAGGCGTCAATACCAATGACATAAGAGTGGAGGTTGATGACCAAAA GTTAGCTGTAAGGGGTATACGGTCAACCCAGGACTGGAAAGTGGCAGGTTGTTCAAATGGTTCAATCTCCTCGTATCACAAAAGAGAAATTTCACGAGGACCATACCAGGTCGTTTGGCCGCTTCCTGCTGGTGTCAACAAAGATGGTATCTCAGCTGAGTTTTT GAATGGATTTCTAGAGATTATTATTCCCAAGCTATGA